From the Bacillus tuaregi genome, one window contains:
- a CDS encoding S66 family peptidase, with product MFAERLKPGDEIRIIAPSASIALLKEKQMELAESRLKQLGFHVTFGQHVYKHDEFYSTSIEERVHDLHDAFQDKKVKAILSGLGGYNANQLLPHLDYDLISRNPKILCGYGDMSILSLAIYQKTGLVTYVGPDLSVLGYRHGVEYTIDMFVSALTNDAPYEIYPSTHWSEDHWYKEKEQVNFHNQDEYLVLQPGKAEGRMIAGNLTSLTMLQGTGYMPSLKESILMIEDDRESYPQTFDRALQSLLQQPGANDIKAVLIGRFQTESSMTEASLRKIIKSKAELSQIPIIANVNFGHVHPMATIPIGAKASIAPGEDGVEMIIEQKEEFK from the coding sequence GTGTTTGCTGAACGATTAAAGCCTGGAGATGAAATACGTATTATTGCGCCTTCTGCCAGCATTGCGTTATTGAAAGAAAAGCAAATGGAATTAGCGGAGTCCCGGTTAAAGCAGCTTGGTTTTCATGTTACATTTGGTCAACATGTGTACAAGCATGATGAGTTTTATAGTACGTCAATAGAGGAACGGGTACATGATTTACATGATGCCTTTCAAGATAAAAAAGTGAAAGCGATTTTATCGGGCTTAGGCGGTTATAATGCGAACCAACTTTTACCCCATCTTGATTATGATTTGATTAGCAGAAATCCGAAAATTCTTTGTGGTTACGGTGATATGTCTATATTAAGTCTCGCCATCTATCAAAAAACAGGCCTTGTTACATATGTTGGTCCTGATCTTTCTGTGCTTGGCTATAGACATGGTGTGGAGTACACAATAGACATGTTCGTTTCGGCTTTGACGAATGATGCTCCATATGAGATCTATCCTTCAACACATTGGAGTGAGGATCATTGGTATAAGGAAAAGGAGCAAGTTAACTTTCATAATCAGGATGAATATTTAGTCTTACAACCAGGAAAAGCAGAAGGCAGAATGATAGCAGGAAATCTAACGAGTCTGACAATGCTACAGGGTACAGGATATATGCCTTCGTTAAAAGAATCGATTTTAATGATTGAGGATGACAGGGAATCATATCCACAAACCTTTGATCGTGCCCTGCAATCCCTGCTGCAGCAGCCAGGTGCAAACGACATAAAGGCCGTGTTAATTGGACGCTTCCAAACAGAATCGAGCATGACTGAAGCATCGCTACGAAAGATCATTAAATCAAAAGCGGAGTTAAGTCAAATACCGATTATTGCTAATGTTAACTTTGGTCATGTTCACCCAATGGCGACGATTCCAATTGGAGCCAAAGCTTCAATAGCCCCTGGTGAGGACGGAGTTGAAATGATCATCGAGCAGAAAGAAGAATTTAAATAG